A segment of the Bordetella flabilis genome:
CGATCGAGGCCGGTGATCCCGAGGCCGCGCGCGACCACGCGCGCACGCACGTGGAGCACACCGAGGCGCGGCTGCGCTCCACCCAGGCCATGGACTGGCATTGAGTCGGTCCGCGCCCACCTGCCCCCAGCACCGCGCACGCATGGCGTGCACCGTCGCTTGCTACCGAGGATAGATCCATGCAGACCACGCCTGACGTACTCGACGACCAAACGGATACCGCGGCCCCGTACCTCGATGGGGATCCGAAGCTGTGGTGGGAGATCCAGCAGTTCATGCACTACGAGGCGGACCTGCTGGACAGCCGGCAGTTCGATGCCTGGCTGACACTGCTGGACGAAGACATCGCCTACCGCATGCCGCTGGCCCGCAATGTGCGCCGCGATGCCATCTCCACCGAATACACAAAACCTGGGGAGGCCGCGTGGTTCGACGAAGGCATCGAAACGCTGCGCCAGCGCGTCGCGCAGATCAATACCGGCATCCACTGGGCCGAGGAGCCCGCTTCGCGCATCTCGCATCTCGTCACCAATGTCCGCATCCTGGCCGTGGACGGCGCGGCCGAA
Coding sequences within it:
- a CDS encoding 3-phenylpropionate/cinnamic acid dioxygenase subunit beta yields the protein MQTTPDVLDDQTDTAAPYLDGDPKLWWEIQQFMHYEADLLDSRQFDAWLTLLDEDIAYRMPLARNVRRDAISTEYTKPGEAAWFDEGIETLRQRVAQINTGIHWAEEPASRISHLVTNVRILAVDGAAEGGERVTVRSRFLVYQNRLQGEVSLFVGKRNDVLRRHGRGWKVLSREIHLDQNVLLAKALTTFF